In Andreesenia angusta, the following are encoded in one genomic region:
- the aspS gene encoding aspartate--tRNA ligase, which translates to METMGKLRRTDMCGNLRIEDEGREVTLMGWVQKRRNLGSLVFADLRDTSGLAQIVFDEEVSKEAFEKAEKLRSEYVIAVRGTVKERQSKNAEMATGDVEIFAEELKILSEAETPPIYIKDNDDVAENMRLKYRYLDLRKPSMQEKLKKRHQATKVVRNFLDSNGFIDVETPMLTKPTPEGARDYLVPSRVNDGKFYALPQSPQILKQLLMVGGMDRYYQITKCFRDEDLRANRQPEFTQIDIEMSFVDMEDILDINEKLVQKIFSEVKGVEIELPIPRMSYSEVMERFGTDKPDLRFGFELNDLSEIVAKSEFKAFSGAVADGGCVKAINIKGHGESFSRKGVSKLEDLAKTFGAKGLAWIKISDEGINSPIAKFLSDEELDGIVKAMDGSEGDLILIVADKSSVVSTVLGNLRVDIAEKLEIIDKSKYNMLWVVDFPLFEYDEEENRYMAKHHPFTHPVDEDIELLETEPEKVRAKAYDLVINGDEIGGGSIRISNQGLQEKMFGALGFTMEAAWEKFGFLLEAFKYGVPPHGGIAYGLDRLSMVLADTDNMRDVIAFPKTQSATCLLTNAPTEVDVNQLEELSIEISKK; encoded by the coding sequence ATGGAGACTATGGGCAAACTGAGAAGAACAGACATGTGCGGCAATCTCAGAATAGAGGATGAAGGCAGAGAAGTTACACTTATGGGATGGGTTCAGAAGAGAAGAAACCTGGGATCGCTGGTGTTTGCGGACCTAAGAGATACTTCTGGCTTGGCGCAGATAGTGTTTGACGAAGAGGTTTCAAAAGAGGCTTTCGAGAAAGCCGAGAAGCTGAGAAGCGAATACGTAATAGCTGTAAGAGGTACAGTCAAAGAGAGACAGTCTAAAAACGCCGAGATGGCAACAGGGGATGTGGAGATATTTGCGGAGGAGCTCAAGATACTGAGCGAAGCCGAGACACCACCTATATATATAAAAGACAACGACGATGTAGCCGAGAACATGAGGCTGAAGTACAGATACCTGGACCTTAGAAAGCCTTCTATGCAGGAAAAGTTGAAAAAAAGACATCAAGCTACGAAAGTGGTCAGAAACTTCCTAGACTCAAACGGGTTTATAGATGTAGAGACACCTATGCTCACAAAGCCGACTCCGGAAGGAGCCAGAGACTATCTTGTGCCGAGCAGAGTCAACGACGGCAAGTTCTATGCACTCCCTCAGTCGCCGCAGATACTCAAGCAGTTGCTGATGGTGGGCGGAATGGACAGATACTACCAGATAACTAAATGCTTTAGAGACGAGGACCTTAGGGCCAATAGGCAGCCGGAGTTCACGCAGATAGACATCGAGATGTCTTTCGTGGACATGGAGGACATACTGGACATAAACGAAAAGCTTGTACAGAAAATTTTCTCTGAAGTCAAAGGCGTTGAGATAGAGCTTCCTATTCCAAGGATGAGCTACAGCGAAGTCATGGAGAGATTCGGCACAGACAAGCCTGATCTTAGATTCGGATTCGAGCTCAATGACCTAAGCGAAATAGTAGCGAAAAGCGAATTCAAGGCTTTCAGCGGAGCTGTCGCGGACGGCGGATGCGTAAAGGCTATAAATATAAAGGGACATGGAGAGAGCTTTAGCAGAAAAGGAGTTTCAAAGCTGGAGGACCTTGCAAAGACTTTTGGAGCTAAAGGGCTTGCCTGGATAAAGATAAGCGATGAAGGCATAAACTCCCCTATAGCCAAATTCCTCTCAGATGAGGAGCTAGACGGAATAGTAAAGGCCATGGACGGTAGCGAGGGAGACCTTATACTGATAGTGGCAGACAAGAGTTCTGTAGTTTCCACTGTGCTAGGAAACCTGAGAGTTGACATAGCTGAAAAGCTTGAGATAATAGACAAGTCCAAGTACAATATGCTTTGGGTTGTAGACTTCCCGCTTTTCGAGTACGATGAGGAAGAGAACAGGTATATGGCCAAGCACCATCCTTTCACACATCCTGTAGATGAGGACATAGAGCTTCTAGAGACTGAGCCTGAAAAGGTGAGGGCAAAGGCCTACGACCTTGTGATAAACGGAGACGAGATAGGTGGCGGAAGTATCAGGATAAGCAATCAGGGGCTTCAGGAAAAGATGTTTGGGGCTCTTGGGTTCACTATGGAAGCTGCATGGGAGAAGTTTGGATTCCTGCTTGAAGCCTTCAAATACGGAGTACCTCCGCACGGAGGAATAGCTTACGGGCTGGACAGGCTTTCGATGGTGCTCGCTGACACAGACAATATGAGAGACGTCATAGCCTTTCCTAAGACTCAAAGCGCTACATGCCTCCTCACAAACGCACCTACTGAGGTAGATGTCAATCAATTAGAGGAATTATCCATAGAAATTTCAAAAAAATAG
- a CDS encoding tRNA threonylcarbamoyladenosine dehydratase: MDEKFIRTEMLLGEENMEKLRASRVLIFGIGGVGSFTAEALARSGVGKLGLVDFDEIAVSNINRQIHSNTKTVGQLKVKAMKDRIMDINPEAEVDDYPVLCNAENAEQLLGGDIDYIVDAIDMVSSKIDLIERATLKGIPVISAMGAGNKLNPTMLEVSDLYKTSVCPLARVMRSELKKRGVKKLKVVYSKEVPLNPIALEENRPGKRQTPGSVSFVPSVSGLIIASEVVKDIISAESR, from the coding sequence ATGGACGAAAAGTTCATTCGAACAGAGATGTTGCTAGGCGAAGAGAATATGGAAAAGCTTAGAGCTTCAAGAGTCTTGATATTTGGCATAGGGGGAGTTGGCAGCTTTACAGCGGAGGCGCTCGCCAGAAGCGGAGTTGGGAAGCTAGGGCTTGTGGACTTCGACGAAATAGCTGTTTCCAATATAAACAGGCAGATACATTCAAATACAAAGACTGTTGGGCAGCTCAAGGTGAAGGCCATGAAAGACAGGATAATGGACATAAATCCTGAGGCTGAGGTAGACGACTACCCTGTGCTCTGCAATGCTGAAAACGCGGAGCAGCTCTTGGGTGGAGATATAGACTATATAGTGGACGCGATAGACATGGTCTCGTCTAAGATAGACCTTATAGAGAGAGCTACTCTGAAGGGGATACCTGTTATAAGCGCCATGGGGGCTGGAAATAAACTGAACCCCACTATGCTCGAGGTTTCGGACTTGTACAAGACATCTGTATGTCCGCTGGCAAGGGTTATGAGAAGCGAGCTCAAGAAGCGAGGAGTTAAAAAACTCAAGGTAGTATACTCTAAGGAAGTGCCGCTGAATCCTATAGCGCTAGAGGAGAATAGACCAGGAAAGAGGCAGACGCCGGGGAGCGTGTCGTTTGTGCCCTCTGTCTCGGGACTTATAATAGCTTCGGAAGTCGTAAAGGATATAATCTCAGCAGAGAGTCGCTAG
- a CDS encoding SoxR reducing system RseC family protein: protein MDQRGRVVKVEGEIAQISIIRASACGDSCASCGGECSPDEVTVGAKTNGKDLRVGDIVEISGSTKKMLVSAFLAYLVPLILLMAGTIFGTMKFKEIGVESYELYGFLVGLVGLAVSFFIIRVLGNKISKGTADFEVSRLLKKR from the coding sequence GTGGATCAGAGAGGAAGAGTTGTAAAAGTTGAAGGCGAAATAGCTCAAATTTCAATAATAAGAGCTTCCGCCTGTGGAGATTCATGCGCCTCTTGTGGAGGCGAGTGCAGCCCTGATGAAGTGACGGTTGGAGCAAAGACAAACGGGAAAGACTTGCGAGTCGGGGACATAGTGGAGATATCGGGTTCGACTAAAAAAATGCTTGTATCTGCATTTCTAGCCTATCTAGTTCCGCTGATACTCCTTATGGCGGGGACGATATTCGGGACTATGAAGTTCAAGGAAATAGGTGTTGAAAGTTATGAGTTGTACGGCTTTTTAGTAGGTCTAGTAGGGCTTGCTGTCAGCTTTTTTATAATAAGGGTACTTGGAAACAAGATAAGCAAAGGTACAGCTGACTTTGAAGTTTCTAGGCTGTTAAAAAAGAGATAG
- a CDS encoding threonine/serine exporter family protein, with translation MYFYISQAIYSLLSTFGFAVLFNGPKNCLLKASVCGMMGWLANITAGKLMLSPTISTFIGAMTVGIMGEIFAKLFKKPATMFIIPGVIPLVPGAGMYYTMLSLITGEFSETAQLGSETVFTAFSIAIAIIISSSLNKALLRLWELKSGKKEIITKR, from the coding sequence ATGTACTTTTACATAAGTCAGGCCATATACTCGCTGCTCTCCACTTTCGGCTTCGCAGTACTCTTCAACGGGCCTAAGAATTGCCTCTTGAAGGCAAGTGTCTGCGGTATGATGGGATGGCTTGCAAATATAACCGCCGGAAAGCTGATGCTATCTCCGACCATCTCTACGTTCATAGGGGCTATGACTGTAGGAATCATGGGCGAAATATTCGCCAAGCTCTTCAAGAAACCTGCGACCATGTTTATAATCCCAGGCGTGATTCCGCTAGTGCCGGGAGCTGGAATGTACTACACAATGCTCAGCCTTATAACAGGTGAGTTCAGCGAAACAGCCCAGCTCGGCAGCGAGACTGTGTTCACAGCTTTCTCGATAGCTATAGCCATAATAATCTCATCTTCGCTCAACAAGGCGCTCTTAAGGCTTTGGGAGCTCAAGTCAGGAAAAAAAGAGATAATCACCAAAAGGTGA
- a CDS encoding threonine/serine exporter family protein: MPYRIPFQSTGDEDSEDNFSSAQKKARKAKARNTMNMAILAGEIMLESGAETYRVEDTIIRLCKAIDIVNYVDVFVIPTGIFLTVGYDNNINTVLKRTKPKSVDLNKISLVNQFSRRFVTTNMTLDEAIDYLSKLRGLKPYSDFVKSVLGGGLVGGFSALLFGGSFPDFVSAFFVSLIVVKSREAVARKINIISYVKDFLGSLVAGALAILFVSLGIGASVDKIIIGSIMPMVPGLAITNATRDSISGDFLAGVSRASEAILCALSIAFGVGVAIKYYTYFNIGGM, from the coding sequence TTGCCTTACAGAATACCATTTCAAAGCACAGGAGATGAGGACAGCGAGGACAACTTCTCCTCGGCTCAAAAGAAAGCCAGAAAAGCCAAGGCCAGAAACACTATGAACATGGCCATACTTGCAGGAGAGATAATGCTCGAGTCAGGAGCAGAGACTTACAGGGTAGAAGACACCATAATAAGGCTCTGCAAGGCGATAGACATAGTGAACTATGTAGATGTATTTGTAATTCCCACAGGCATTTTTCTGACAGTAGGCTACGACAACAATATAAACACCGTTCTCAAAAGGACGAAGCCCAAGTCTGTAGACCTGAACAAGATAAGCCTTGTAAACCAGTTTTCAAGAAGGTTTGTGACTACCAACATGACTCTCGACGAAGCCATAGACTACCTTTCAAAACTGAGAGGCCTTAAGCCTTACAGCGACTTTGTAAAGTCTGTGCTCGGAGGCGGACTAGTCGGAGGCTTCTCGGCGCTTCTCTTCGGCGGATCTTTTCCAGACTTCGTCTCAGCTTTCTTTGTAAGCCTTATAGTTGTAAAGAGCAGAGAAGCAGTCGCCAGGAAGATAAACATAATAAGCTATGTAAAGGACTTCTTGGGCTCGCTTGTGGCTGGGGCTCTGGCGATTCTGTTTGTAAGCCTTGGTATAGGAGCCTCTGTAGACAAGATAATAATAGGGTCCATAATGCCCATGGTTCCAGGGCTTGCAATAACGAACGCCACTAGAGACTCCATAAGCGGAGACTTTCTTGCAGGAGTTTCTAGAGCTTCGGAAGCCATCCTCTGCGCTCTATCTATAGCTTTCGGAGTCGGTGTAGCCATAAAGTACTACACTTACTTCAACATAGGAGGTATGTAA
- the glyA gene encoding serine hydroxymethyltransferase, with protein MDFKNLKVSDPAIMEAIENELKRQQDNIELIASENIVTESVMEAMGSYLTNKYAEGYPSKRYYGGCEHVDVVENLCRDRVCELFGAEHANVQPHSGANANLGVYFATLKPGDTVLGMNLSHGGHLTHGSPVNISGVYYNFVDYGVEEGTEVIDYDKLEAKALECKPKMIVAGYSAYARTLDFARFREIADKVGAYLMVDMAHFAGLSAVGLYPNPVPYADFVTSTTHKTLRGPRGGVILCKEKYAKMIDKAIFPGLQGGPLMHVIAGKAVAFGEALKPEFKAYQEQVVKNAKVLAEELQNQGFRIITGGTDNHLMLIDVKAKGLTGKEAEALLDESKVTVNKNTIPFDQESPFVTSGLRIGTPAVTTRGMKEEDMKEIAAIIKLALIDKNAEEATARTEALCKKFPLYA; from the coding sequence ATGGATTTCAAAAACCTAAAAGTATCAGACCCAGCAATAATGGAAGCAATAGAAAACGAGCTTAAGAGACAGCAGGACAACATAGAGCTTATAGCTTCAGAGAACATAGTAACTGAGAGCGTAATGGAGGCTATGGGTAGCTACCTTACTAACAAATATGCAGAGGGATACCCATCTAAGAGATACTACGGTGGATGCGAGCACGTAGACGTTGTAGAGAACCTATGTAGAGACAGAGTTTGCGAGCTTTTCGGAGCAGAGCATGCTAACGTTCAACCACACTCAGGAGCTAACGCTAACCTAGGAGTTTACTTCGCTACACTTAAGCCTGGAGACACAGTGCTTGGAATGAACCTTTCACATGGTGGACACCTTACTCACGGAAGCCCTGTAAATATCTCAGGAGTTTACTACAACTTCGTAGACTACGGAGTAGAAGAAGGAACAGAAGTTATAGACTACGACAAGCTAGAGGCAAAAGCTCTAGAGTGCAAGCCTAAGATGATAGTTGCTGGATACAGCGCTTACGCTAGAACTCTTGACTTCGCTAGATTCAGAGAGATAGCTGACAAAGTTGGAGCTTACCTAATGGTAGACATGGCTCACTTCGCAGGACTTTCTGCAGTTGGACTGTATCCAAACCCAGTACCTTACGCTGACTTCGTAACTAGTACAACTCACAAGACTCTAAGAGGACCTAGAGGTGGAGTTATACTTTGTAAAGAGAAGTACGCTAAGATGATAGACAAAGCTATATTCCCAGGACTACAAGGTGGACCTCTAATGCACGTAATAGCTGGAAAAGCTGTTGCTTTCGGAGAGGCACTAAAGCCTGAGTTCAAAGCTTACCAAGAGCAAGTAGTTAAGAACGCTAAAGTTCTAGCTGAAGAACTTCAAAACCAAGGATTCAGAATAATAACTGGCGGAACTGACAACCACCTAATGCTTATAGACGTTAAAGCTAAAGGACTTACTGGAAAAGAAGCAGAGGCGCTTCTAGACGAGTCAAAGGTTACAGTTAACAAGAACACTATACCTTTCGATCAAGAAAGCCCATTCGTAACAAGCGGACTTAGAATAGGAACTCCAGCTGTTACTACTAGAGGAATGAAAGAAGAAGACATGAAAGAGATAGCTGCTATAATAAAGCTTGCTCTAATCGACAAGAATGCAGAAGAAGCTACTGCAAGAACAGAAGCTCTTTGCAAGAAGTTCCCACTATACGCTTAA
- a CDS encoding DUF512 domain-containing protein: MELKNLNENINIVEEVSSGSIAEELGIEPGDIILSVNGESIKDIIDYKYMVTDDYVEMDIQKPDGEIWELEIEKEPDEDIGISFTNPLIDQAKNCRNKCIFCFIDQLPKGMRETLYFKDDDSRLSFLQGNFVTLTNMSEEEIERIIRYRISPINISVHTTDPELRVKMLCNKNAGRLYGILERFSEAGIEMNCQIVAVPGINDGENLDRTLKDLSRLYPNVNSVAIVPIGVTKYREGLYPVEIYDRSSANEMVKRVEALQKKYLSELKTRFAFISDEFYILSGVEIPDADYYEGFPQLENGIGLIRSFEDEIVSALKQKPENRSNKRRYTIATGKLAYEFMKEVAELVMSKYRCLEIAVVEVENEFFGRDITVAGLLTGSDILKALEGKDVGDVLLVSRSMMKRDEEIFLDDITLQELGERLGVEVVPSEVDGAKFVEIFEDKE, encoded by the coding sequence ATGGAACTGAAAAATTTAAACGAAAATATAAACATAGTGGAGGAAGTTTCTAGCGGAAGCATAGCTGAAGAGCTTGGGATAGAGCCTGGGGACATAATACTGTCTGTAAACGGAGAATCTATTAAAGATATAATAGATTACAAGTACATGGTGACAGACGACTATGTAGAGATGGATATCCAAAAGCCGGACGGAGAGATTTGGGAGCTTGAGATAGAGAAAGAGCCCGATGAAGACATTGGAATAAGCTTTACAAACCCCCTTATAGACCAGGCCAAGAACTGCAGGAACAAGTGTATTTTCTGTTTCATAGACCAGCTGCCTAAAGGGATGAGAGAGACGCTCTACTTTAAAGACGACGACTCGAGGCTTTCTTTTTTGCAGGGGAATTTCGTGACTCTCACCAATATGAGCGAGGAAGAGATCGAGCGTATAATAAGGTACAGGATAAGCCCGATAAATATATCCGTACACACAACAGACCCAGAGCTTAGAGTCAAGATGCTCTGCAATAAAAACGCAGGAAGGCTCTACGGGATACTGGAGAGATTTTCTGAAGCTGGTATAGAGATGAACTGCCAGATAGTGGCTGTACCTGGAATAAACGACGGGGAAAATCTGGATAGGACATTGAAGGACTTGTCCAGGCTATATCCAAATGTAAATAGCGTGGCCATAGTGCCTATAGGTGTCACCAAGTACAGGGAGGGGCTGTACCCTGTGGAGATATATGACAGAAGCTCCGCAAACGAGATGGTGAAAAGAGTGGAAGCGCTTCAGAAGAAGTATCTTTCGGAGCTTAAGACAAGATTCGCCTTTATATCAGACGAATTCTACATCCTGTCAGGAGTGGAGATACCGGATGCTGACTACTATGAGGGGTTTCCGCAGCTTGAAAATGGAATAGGGCTTATAAGATCTTTTGAGGATGAGATAGTCTCGGCGCTCAAGCAAAAGCCTGAAAACAGATCAAATAAAAGGCGCTACACAATAGCTACAGGGAAGCTTGCCTACGAGTTTATGAAAGAGGTGGCTGAGCTTGTAATGAGCAAGTACAGATGTCTGGAGATAGCTGTGGTGGAAGTCGAAAATGAATTTTTTGGAAGAGACATCACAGTCGCTGGACTTCTTACTGGATCGGATATACTGAAAGCGCTCGAGGGAAAAGATGTAGGAGATGTGCTTCTCGTATCCAGGTCGATGATGAAGAGAGACGAAGAGATTTTCTTAGACGATATAACGCTCCAAGAACTCGGAGAGAGACTAGGTGTAGAAGTAGTGCCGTCAGAAGTGGATGGAGCAAAATTTGTAGAGATATTTGAAGACAAGGAGTGA
- the der gene encoding ribosome biogenesis GTPase Der, with the protein MGRPVVAIVGRPNVGKSTLFNKLAGKRIAIVEDKPGVTRDRIYAEGEWLNKHFTMIDTGGIEPDTEDIILSQMRRQAEMAIETGDVILFIVDGKAGITPADREIAQMLRKSKKKVILVCNKIDTHLTPDTVYEFYELGMDELAVISAGQGLGLGDLLDMVIAHFPDDKDTEKDEDLMKVAVVGKPNAGKSSIINKILGENRVIVSDIAGTTRDAIDTPFQVGEDKYVFIDTAGLRKKNKINENIERYSVVRTLTAVERADVVIIMIDATEGITEQDTKIAGFAHNNGKAAIIAVNKWDLVDKEDKTYLQFENDIRRELSFMAYAPIIFLSAKTGQRVSKMLGMIKEVNESYNMRVSTGVLNDIIGRAVLMNQPPSDKGKRLKIYYATQVGVRPPKFVIFVNDKELMHFSYLRYLENQIRDSFEFKGTPIQFELNEKKGD; encoded by the coding sequence ATGGGAAGACCAGTAGTGGCAATAGTCGGAAGACCTAACGTCGGCAAGTCGACGCTTTTCAACAAATTAGCTGGAAAGAGAATAGCTATAGTGGAGGACAAGCCAGGAGTTACAAGAGACAGGATATATGCAGAGGGGGAGTGGCTGAACAAGCACTTCACCATGATAGATACAGGAGGTATAGAGCCGGACACTGAGGATATAATACTCTCTCAGATGAGACGCCAGGCAGAGATGGCTATAGAGACAGGCGATGTAATACTGTTTATAGTAGATGGAAAGGCAGGTATTACACCGGCAGACAGAGAGATAGCTCAGATGCTTAGAAAGTCGAAGAAAAAAGTCATACTTGTATGCAACAAGATAGACACACACCTCACTCCAGACACAGTGTACGAGTTCTACGAGCTGGGAATGGACGAGCTGGCTGTGATCTCGGCTGGGCAGGGACTTGGGCTTGGAGACCTTCTGGACATGGTCATAGCACACTTTCCAGACGACAAGGACACTGAGAAAGATGAAGACCTGATGAAAGTCGCTGTGGTAGGAAAGCCTAATGCAGGAAAGTCATCTATAATAAACAAGATACTAGGCGAGAACAGGGTCATAGTCAGCGACATAGCTGGAACGACTAGAGACGCCATAGACACGCCTTTTCAGGTTGGAGAAGACAAGTACGTGTTTATAGACACGGCAGGGCTTAGAAAGAAGAATAAGATAAACGAAAACATAGAGAGATATTCAGTCGTAAGGACTCTTACAGCTGTAGAGAGAGCGGATGTGGTCATAATAATGATAGACGCCACTGAGGGCATAACAGAGCAGGACACGAAGATAGCGGGCTTCGCTCACAACAACGGAAAGGCTGCTATAATAGCGGTGAACAAATGGGACCTAGTGGACAAAGAGGACAAGACCTACCTTCAGTTTGAAAACGATATAAGACGCGAGCTTTCTTTTATGGCCTATGCGCCCATCATATTCCTTTCAGCTAAAACCGGACAGAGAGTAAGCAAAATGCTTGGAATGATAAAAGAAGTCAACGAGAGCTACAATATGAGGGTCAGCACAGGAGTGTTGAACGACATAATAGGTAGAGCTGTGCTTATGAACCAGCCGCCTTCTGACAAGGGAAAGAGGCTGAAGATCTACTACGCAACACAAGTTGGAGTAAGGCCTCCTAAGTTCGTCATATTTGTAAACGACAAAGAGCTTATGCACTTCTCTTACCTCAGGTACCTGGAAAATCAAATAAGAGATTCCTTTGAGTTCAAGGGGACCCCTATACAATTCGAGTTGAACGAGAAAAAGGGGGACTAG
- the plsY gene encoding glycerol-3-phosphate 1-O-acyltransferase PlsY, with the protein MKSELLVAAIAYLLGNIQTSYLIGRYFKKTDIREHGSGNAGTTNALRVFGKKIAIITLLVDALKGVAAVYIGMNLGGLGLDGGLFAGIAVIVGHNWPFYLKFRGGKGVATSIGVGLAISPLSALISIAIGISIIAKSKYVSLGSIVAITIWPFLNILVRGSFEPKLFVFGIIMATMSIYKHRENIKRLANKTENRLGQKKS; encoded by the coding sequence ATGAAATCTGAATTGCTCGTAGCTGCGATAGCTTATCTGTTAGGTAATATACAGACATCTTATCTTATCGGAAGGTATTTCAAAAAGACCGATATAAGGGAGCATGGCAGCGGAAATGCAGGAACTACAAATGCGCTCAGGGTTTTCGGCAAAAAGATAGCTATAATCACATTGCTCGTGGATGCTTTAAAGGGAGTTGCGGCTGTATATATTGGAATGAATCTGGGCGGACTAGGGCTTGACGGAGGCCTTTTTGCCGGAATAGCTGTAATAGTTGGGCATAACTGGCCTTTCTATCTCAAGTTTAGAGGTGGGAAGGGAGTTGCCACTTCGATAGGAGTGGGACTTGCTATATCCCCGCTCTCGGCGCTGATTTCCATAGCTATAGGAATTAGCATAATTGCGAAGAGCAAATATGTATCACTTGGGTCTATCGTAGCCATAACGATATGGCCTTTTTTGAACATACTGGTAAGAGGCTCTTTCGAGCCAAAGCTATTTGTATTCGGAATCATAATGGCAACTATGTCAATATACAAGCACAGGGAAAACATAAAGAGGCTTGCAAACAAGACAGAAAACAGGCTTGGACAGAAGAAGTCCTAG
- a CDS encoding NAD(P)H-dependent glycerol-3-phosphate dehydrogenase, giving the protein MRDKIAVLGGGSWGTALAILLCQKGIDVSIWLRDRDQAEAMMKKRENEKYLPGIELPEELCIVSDISEAVKDRSFIVNAVPTQGVRNVLKDLKGKLKSGATIVNVSKGLEINSLLRISEVVESELGDIDYCMLSGPSHAEEVARCIPTTVVVSSRKRETAEAVQDLFMTPRFRVYTNPDLVGVELGGALKNIIALGAGISDGLGYGDNTKAALMSRGFVEMAKLGRMMGASSSTFSGLSGMGDLIVTCTSMHSRNRRAGILIGEGHSRESVREKIGMAVEGIKTTDAAYELAKKYGVEMPITSEIYSVLYEGGKVEDSMERLMMRNKKNEMEELLDSERASWEK; this is encoded by the coding sequence ATGAGAGATAAAATCGCTGTACTAGGAGGAGGAAGCTGGGGAACGGCGCTGGCTATACTGCTCTGCCAAAAGGGGATAGATGTATCTATATGGCTTAGGGACAGGGATCAGGCTGAAGCTATGATGAAGAAAAGGGAGAACGAAAAGTACCTTCCAGGAATAGAGCTTCCAGAGGAGCTTTGCATAGTTTCTGATATATCAGAGGCTGTGAAAGACAGAAGTTTCATAGTCAACGCTGTTCCTACTCAAGGTGTGAGAAATGTCCTAAAAGACCTGAAGGGAAAGCTTAAAAGCGGTGCGACTATAGTGAATGTGTCTAAAGGACTAGAGATAAACAGTTTACTAAGGATATCTGAAGTAGTAGAATCAGAACTAGGGGATATAGATTACTGCATGCTTTCTGGACCATCGCATGCCGAAGAGGTTGCGAGATGTATTCCTACTACAGTTGTGGTGTCATCTAGAAAGAGAGAGACAGCTGAAGCTGTGCAGGATCTCTTTATGACACCTAGATTCAGAGTCTATACGAACCCAGACCTTGTAGGTGTGGAGCTTGGGGGAGCGCTCAAGAACATAATAGCACTTGGCGCAGGAATATCTGATGGGCTTGGATACGGTGACAACACAAAAGCCGCCCTTATGAGCAGGGGTTTTGTGGAAATGGCGAAGCTTGGCAGGATGATGGGGGCTTCAAGCTCTACTTTTTCAGGGCTCTCAGGCATGGGGGACTTGATAGTCACATGCACCAGCATGCACAGCAGAAATAGAAGGGCTGGGATACTGATAGGAGAAGGCCATTCAAGAGAGTCGGTTAGAGAAAAGATAGGCATGGCTGTAGAGGGTATAAAGACTACCGACGCTGCTTATGAACTGGCTAAAAAGTACGGAGTGGAAATGCCTATAACAAGTGAAATCTACAGCGTGCTGTATGAAGGCGGAAAAGTGGAAGACTCTATGGAGAGGCTTATGATGAGAAACAAGAAAAATGAGATGGAAGAGCTTCTAGATAGCGAAAGGGCATCTTGGGAGAAATAG